A region from the Ptychodera flava strain L36383 chromosome 12, AS_Pfla_20210202, whole genome shotgun sequence genome encodes:
- the LOC139145552 gene encoding uncharacterized protein isoform X1 has translation MIKILHNQLSCTEIKNTAPTQYAMAITSIHLRTCIFAVLLLVTFHHWTLCSTVPFKEEYVKPGDRKTIYCPLKVTEQELAHSTIRWTKTKGGFIAQENRNGHQKCVDDTKYSIQNRTGLTIRSVNDSDQTSYHCRFLIHSKKAADSHDSVQRSGKVKLWMCSSMIVSENLSKTKNGSGVVIVREFDNFTANIETRMVRPKTTFTWSFNGRTLPEDQHRHECVPAENTFFNCSSTLSFTKTLSSKAGKYKCKVANDCHSGKSISFEIQVQQDITSGSSAANKTLTLLLVPLLMLRLLGKG, from the exons ATGATCAAAATATTACACAACCAACTTAGCTGTACAGAGATCAAAAACACGGCACCCACGCAGTACGCCATGGCGATTACTAGTATACATTTGC GCACATGTATATTCGCAGTACTTTTGTTGGTGACATTTCATCATTGGACTCTTTGCTCCACTGTACCTTTCAAAGAGGAATACGTGAAACCTGGTGACAGAAAAACCATCTACTGCCCCCTGAAAGTGACAGAGCAAGAGTTGGCTCACTCGACCATCAGATGGACAAAAACCAAGGGCGGGTTTATCGCACAGGAAAATAGAAACGGCCATCAGAAATGTGTCGATGATACAAAATACTCGATACAAAATCGCACTGGGCTGACTATAAGAAGCGTTAACGACTCCGACCAGACTAGTTACCATTGCCGTTTCTTAATACACTCAAAAAAAGCTGCGGACTCGCACGATTCAGTCCAAAGGAGTGGTAAAGTCAAACTTTGGATGTGTT CCTCAATGATCGTATCCGAAAATTTGTCGAAAACTAAAAATGGCTCCGGCGTGGTTATTGTTCGTGAGTTTGATAACTTCACAGCAAATATTGAAACAAGAATGGTGAGACCTAAGACAACATTTACATGGTCCTTCAACGGAAGAACGTTACCTGAAGATCAACATCGCCATGAGTGTGTACCGGCAGAGAACACATTTTTCAACTGCTCAAGTACACTATCTTTTACCAAAACGCTTTCAAGCAAAGCTGGCAAGTACAAGTGCAAAGTAGCCAATGATTGTCATTCAGGAAAAAGCATATCATTTGAAATCCAAGTCCAACAAG ATATCACATCAGGATCTTCCGCGGCAAACAAGACATTGACATTGTTATTGGTGCCGCTACTTATGCTTCGCCTTTTAGGAAAAGGATAG
- the LOC139145552 gene encoding uncharacterized protein isoform X2: protein MIKILHNQLSCTEIKNTAPTQYAMAITSIHLLLLLVTFHHWTLCSTVPFKEEYVKPGDRKTIYCPLKVTEQELAHSTIRWTKTKGGFIAQENRNGHQKCVDDTKYSIQNRTGLTIRSVNDSDQTSYHCRFLIHSKKAADSHDSVQRSGKVKLWMCSSMIVSENLSKTKNGSGVVIVREFDNFTANIETRMVRPKTTFTWSFNGRTLPEDQHRHECVPAENTFFNCSSTLSFTKTLSSKAGKYKCKVANDCHSGKSISFEIQVQQDITSGSSAANKTLTLLLVPLLMLRLLGKG from the exons ATGATCAAAATATTACACAACCAACTTAGCTGTACAGAGATCAAAAACACGGCACCCACGCAGTACGCCATGGCGATTACTAGTATACATTTGC TACTTTTGTTGGTGACATTTCATCATTGGACTCTTTGCTCCACTGTACCTTTCAAAGAGGAATACGTGAAACCTGGTGACAGAAAAACCATCTACTGCCCCCTGAAAGTGACAGAGCAAGAGTTGGCTCACTCGACCATCAGATGGACAAAAACCAAGGGCGGGTTTATCGCACAGGAAAATAGAAACGGCCATCAGAAATGTGTCGATGATACAAAATACTCGATACAAAATCGCACTGGGCTGACTATAAGAAGCGTTAACGACTCCGACCAGACTAGTTACCATTGCCGTTTCTTAATACACTCAAAAAAAGCTGCGGACTCGCACGATTCAGTCCAAAGGAGTGGTAAAGTCAAACTTTGGATGTGTT CCTCAATGATCGTATCCGAAAATTTGTCGAAAACTAAAAATGGCTCCGGCGTGGTTATTGTTCGTGAGTTTGATAACTTCACAGCAAATATTGAAACAAGAATGGTGAGACCTAAGACAACATTTACATGGTCCTTCAACGGAAGAACGTTACCTGAAGATCAACATCGCCATGAGTGTGTACCGGCAGAGAACACATTTTTCAACTGCTCAAGTACACTATCTTTTACCAAAACGCTTTCAAGCAAAGCTGGCAAGTACAAGTGCAAAGTAGCCAATGATTGTCATTCAGGAAAAAGCATATCATTTGAAATCCAAGTCCAACAAG ATATCACATCAGGATCTTCCGCGGCAAACAAGACATTGACATTGTTATTGGTGCCGCTACTTATGCTTCGCCTTTTAGGAAAAGGATAG